ACACTGTCGGTAGTGGTGTAATTGATGGTCGACTCATTAACGTCGACAGTTACTGCCGCCGGCTGTGCGTGTGCCGTCGCGTTTTGGTACAACCCGTCGAAATCTTGTATCCCTTGAGTGAGGTTCGCTTTGTCCTCGCTCTCGGCTGCCAGACAGGCGATCCCCTGCCGGACCTCGAGTTCGGTCGCCTCGGCACTGCTCGCGCTCTGGCTCGTCTCGCCTGACGACAGCGTCTCAGTGTAGAGGACGCCGTTGAAGACGACGACCACGCCGAGCACGATGAAGGCGAGCGCGACCGCGCCGATGAGGATCACCTGTCCCCTGTCCGGTCGGTCGTCCGATCGATCACCGTCTCCGCTTGATCGCTCACATGTACTGTCTGCTACCATACTGAAACGCGCACCTCCACGACGTTGTAGAGTTCAGAGTCGTCCGCCGGGTTCGCTTCTGGGATCGGATACGTTTTCGCACTGGAAATGTTACCTTCTTGACTGTCCGGTGTGAGTTTGTCTGCGTCGTAAAGCGTCACGGTGTAACTGGCCGTGACGGCTGCAGACTTGCCCTGATCGACGAACGGTTTGCTCCTGTACTCGTTACTCTCGTTCTGATAGACCAGTTCGACGCTGTAGCTTAACCCCCGTTCAGCGAACCGTTCTCGAAGGATTTTCCCGAGAACTGTCTTCTCATAGAACGTCGAGTTGCGTGATGTGTTGTAGGCGCCGTTACCTGCCTCGGGATCCGAATTGTAGAATTCACCCTCATCGTCATCCCAGTATCGGACCATCTCCGAGAGCGTCATGCTCTCGTTCGCAGCGGTCCCGTTCGCAGCGACCACCAGCGCGTCCTGTGCCTCCTGTTCGAGTTGCGCCTGTGACGTCCGGTCGGCGAGTCCGCCC
This portion of the Haloterrigena gelatinilytica genome encodes:
- a CDS encoding DUF7288 family protein, which produces MRDTPHSETDRGQAYTLEGFVSAMVVLMAVLFALQSVVITPTTGGLADRTSQAQLEQEAQDALVVAANGTAANESMTLSEMVRYWDDDEGEFYNSDPEAGNGAYNTSRNSTFYEKTVLGKILRERFAERGLSYSVELVYQNESNEYRSKPFVDQGKSAAVTASYTVTLYDADKLTPDSQEGNISSAKTYPIPEANPADDSELYNVVEVRVSVW